The DNA segment CTGACACGGTTCCGATCACATCTCTATCAGTTTCGACAACCACCACATTGTTGGAAACATTAGTCACAGCACTCGCAGGAATCTCTCCGGACTGCGCCAAAAACGAATGCTGGTAATGGTTTATCCGGTTAGGGAAAACCAAAACCGGTTCAAAATCAACAACCCATCTCGTCCCATTAGCTGATACCTTCGCCTTCCCGGTTGTTGACTTCAACGTCATCCCTTCCACATTGTTCTGATCAATCACAACTTGCTCAACCTCATTAAACTCTCCTTCTAGCTTAACAATCGGGAAGTTGTGTTTAGGATCACCGCTAAACATGTTGTTGAGAATGTTCACACCGTGAATCTTCTTCCCTTGCACCGATCTCAACACGATGTTCGCATCTCCCAAGAAGAGAGCGTTTGTGACGTGGACGTGAACAGGGTCTTCGATGACTATACCTGTGTAGTCAAGGTAACAGTTGTCTATCCTCGTTAAGTGAGACTTCACTAGAATGCCTATCCCACCAAACCATGTAGCTTTGTTGTAGCAATGCACGCCTGTGACTATATTCGCCTGGCCGTTCAGCAAGATACCGATACCAGCAGAGAAGATTACTACGTCGGTTATGGCGTTGTCGGTACTAGAGATATCGATACCTGTCCCTGAGAACTGTCTTTCTTGTCTGTCTCCGCCTACTGTTGAGTGTTGTCCCAAGAAGGTGTTTGAGATGTATGTCTCGTGACCTCCCTGGACTTTGATCCCGTGTGTTGTGAAGTGGAGGAAGTAGCAGTCTGTGATACGGATACGAGCTGAGTTTACCACCGCGAGACCCCCACCTCTGAAGCTTGAGTCGAAAAGAACGTCTTTGAATGTCACATCCTCGAAGAAGATCCCTGAGTTCTGGTCGGAGAATGTATCCTCCGGCGACGAGTTTGAAGCCACGAGTTCTACCAAATGCCGATCACCAGGAAACACTTCTGATGCTCGGAATGTCCCTCCTTTTACCTGTATTATTATTAcactgaaaatataaataaagatttaaacttaataataataaaagaaaataaaagaaaaaagaaaagtgtTACTAACCAGGAGGTTTCCGCCACCGGAGGAAGGGAACCGGAGAGGTTTTCCGATTTTGTAACTGCCACCTTGGAGATCAATAACAACACCACCTAGATCAGTGACACGTGGCAGCATGTGAAGCTCAATGTGTAGCTGAAAAGCATCGGTTAAAGCTTCAAGTATTGCGTCACTGCTGTCTTGTCCACCTGTCGGGTCAGCTCCGTAGCTAATTGGGTATATAACTCTGCCTACCTGCACCAAACCAAACCCCACACGCTCACAAATTTACACACGTgtgcatgtatatatttatgtatgtaCATACTGGAATGTGGGGAGATGCTTACGGCTTACCATTTTGGGAAATGGCGATGAAGGGGGAGACAAAGGTGGGAGAGAGGGAGCGACAGCGAGTTTTTCTTGGATCTTGTCTTGGATTTCAAGAAGCTTTGTCATGTCTCTTATTAAGGATATTGTCTCATCTAACTGAACTGAAACAGTGATGAGAAACAGTAACAAGCAAACAAAGCAAGAGTGTCTCATCTGGTTCTCTTGATGTTTGCCTTCTTCTtgacagagagaaagagagaaaatagGACTGATTTATAAGAAGATGCAGAGGTTGATATGAGCGTGTGTCAGTGTATTAAAGGTCATTGTTTCTGTTGtttattttttgctttattATTCCAATGAACCGACTCTAATTCCAATTTATTAAGCATAAAGCTTCTAGGTGTTTTTGCTTTATTCATAAGGAAATGCAAAAGACTCGAAAAGATCAAAGCATGTTGTTGGTAGCAGCTGAAGTTCATAAAGTTTAAGAGTTGTTTGATGACTGGCGGATATCAAAGTGATTTTGTgagtttttaatcatataatttgctttcttaatttatgttttatcaTCTATTATGCATCTCTCATGTTCTGCTAATTTCTACAGCATTAATGATTTATGAGGAAATAAATCATTCGTATTAGACTTTCCATCTTATACTTTATTCGTCATAAAGTTTGCTTTCTTCCAAATTATTCATCACTTGTAAGGACATCTCCATCCttacttcatttttttctctaaaatggagtaaaagtggaTATGGAGTAAAGAATGTTCCAACCCCacttcatatctcactccataatgaaatttactctataaatagagtaatctattttttgtttgttcatcacttcaTTATAGAGTGGGAAATGGAGTATGGTTGGAgtaattttactccattttcacttttactccattttgaagtaaaaaatggagttttacatttGAGATGctctaaaaaaaacaatactttTATTTCCACccactttttttgtttgttaagtaTTTAACCTTTTAATGCAAGTTTTATACTCCCTTCCCTCTTTATTTGAAAGGTTGTTTTAGGTTTTCACACACATTAAAAAGTAAACATGTACTTTTGTCTATTATTTTTAACTgtgttttaattaattaatgttttatttatttttaataaagttgTACTTTATAGAAGATTTCAAGTAATTACTGAAAACGGAGTTGGGAATATAACACTTAAATTTAGAGCATTTCTAatgtaaaactctatttttcttccaaaatggagtaaaagtaaaaatgaagtaaaattgctccaaccctaCTCTATTTCATGGAgtgataaacaaacaaaaaatagattactctatttattgagtaaattttattatagagtgagatatgaagttATGTTGGAGCATTCCTCACTCTAAACTCAATTTTTCTTCCAAAAtgaagtaaaagtgaaaatgaaataaaattgcTATAATCCTACTCTATTTCATGGAGTGATAAACAaccaaaaaatagattactctatatatagagtaaatttcattatagagtgagatatgaagttgggtTTGAGCATTTCTTACTCCATATtcatttttactctattttagaggaaaaaatagagtaggGATGAAGATCTCTTGAGGGATCTTTATTCTTTTGTTGCCGACGTCAGAGGCGGACCTACATAGAATGGTGGGGGTGCAATTGACAcaggttaaaaataaaaaattaatttgtaaGCTTATTTATGTATTGGATATTGGCTCAGTTGGTTATAGTTTGAACCCAGTGACCCCCTTTTCTCTGGTTCGAACCTCAGCACTCACAGATAtatgtcatctttttttttaatataaaatcattatttgttttaattGGGTTTAATGTTTAAATGAATTTGAGTTATGATCCAGGTAAAAAAATTTCCTGGGTCCGCCACTGGCCGACGTTATATACAAAGACAACTAATTACTGGTTGCTTTATTTGATTCTAATGTGAAGCATAGTAGACCGTTTGGTTATTGGTCAACTTATGGTTGCTTTATTTGATACTAATGTAAGTTCATCTGTCATTCTTAACATTAGtacgaaaaaaagaaaaaaaagttcatcAGTCATTGCAATGAATTTCATATGAGAGAGACTAGTAAATGTCTTGACAAAGTAAGTAAATGTCTGCCAACAACTCTTCAACTGCAATCACAATTTTCGAGTTTCTTATTTACTACtaataaaaaacataatttatccGGTTAggaaaaattacaaaaaataccAGAAACCAACACCGATTACAATTATTAAATCATTATTAGGGTTAAAAACATGACATTCCACCTCACTGGTCCACCGTTACATAAACTTGTGCAGTAACAGGTGCATTTGTCTGAACCACCACTCGATTATCCGAGACGTTCCTTACCGCGTGAATAGGAAACGCACCACCATCACGTGCAACGAGCGTGTACTGAACGTGCTTGATTAAATTCGGGAACAACAAAACCTGGTTAAAATCAACGGTCCAAGACGTTCCGTTTCCATCGACCGATGCTTTAGCCACCGTCGATCTCGTTGCCATTCCATTCACATTGTTCCGGTCAACGACCACCTGGTCAACATTCTCAAACGCTTTATTCGTCTGATCCAATTGCACAATCTGGACTCCATTATCCGACCCGGAAAACATATTGTCGACAATGTTAACCCCACGAACCACACCGTTTATCGATTTCAACAAAATAAACGCATCGCCCAAGAAAAACGTTCCAGAAATTTGTAACTGAACCGGGTCTTCCGCGACGATACCGGTATAGTCCAAGTAAGAATTCACAATCCGGTTCTGAGTTAAACCGGGTAATTTCAAATAAATACCGGTTCCACCAAACCCGGTTGCTTTGTTATAACAATGCACACCAGACAAAAGGTTTGCTTGTCCTGATATCATCACCCCAATCGCGGCGGAGAATATAACGGTGTCAGTGATAGCGTTATCATTACCCACCAAGTTCACGGCGGTGCCGGAGAAGTTCCTCTCTCCTTTGTCTCCACCTGCGGTTATGTGTTGACCGAGAAACGAGTTTCGAATGTAAGTCTCGTGTCCTTTTTGGACTAGAATCCCGTTCGTGTCTCCGAACCGTGTGATGTAGCAGTTGTCTATGCTTGTTCGGAGAGAGTTGATGACGGCGATTGCTCCTCCGCGATAGTTGCAGTCGATGAGAAGGTCTCTGAGAGTGATGTATTCGAAGATGTACTGTAACTTTGACGATTCATCGTTGAGTTcgattaaatatttatcgactGGAAAATCATCTGATGCCCTTAATGTCCCTCCGCTAATCTGACGTGTTACACAAgtcaataaaagaaaacatcaatattaattcatttcaaaatataacaaaaaaaaatctgtcaaaaaaacaacacaatactacttaagtagattttttaattttcataatttctgACATTGTGACCTTTTTTATACTTCTCCagcaaaaaagttttatttacCCAACAGAAAGAAAACTTTCTTGTTGGGAAATCATAAAAATGTCACAATGTCAGAAATTATGAGAGAAACAtgcataaaaagaaaagaatcatTCTATTCTCGTGAAAGAAAAGTAATGATCATTTACTCAAATTTTGTTTGGTTCACCAAACGTGTACGAGCATCTTTAATCAAGTTTAAGTTCAAACTAAGATTCTACCGAGAACTTCAtgctttaaaatatttatctaacGTATGGATGGAATGTCACGTCACATAGATGGGCCATGATTCATGAAGACATATTTTGATATAAACATGCTTAGTTCATGTATCTATATGCACACGTACGGAGGAAATCTAActctttttaaaaactttcattcAATAAGAGATACTTACGAGGAGGTTTCCGGCACCGGCTGAGGGAAACCGGAGAGGACGGCTGATTAAGTAGCTACCACCTTGAAGATCGATTCTTGCTCCTCCAAGATCATTTATACCTTCCATCAAAACTCCATGATCTGGTCCATCAAACGCATCTTCCATAGCTT comes from the Brassica rapa cultivar Chiifu-401-42 chromosome A01, CAAS_Brap_v3.01, whole genome shotgun sequence genome and includes:
- the LOC103857931 gene encoding polygalacturonase QRT3, with product METRKTQMAVPVLLAIMTLIVSQVAFAGKDSLHERHMAELQVVKASLVRRNLPGFVSPPPTPPQAVPGPRVYQVISYGADPTGKADSTNAILKAMEDAFDGPDHGVLMEGINDLGGARIDLQGGSYLISRPLRFPSAGAGNLLISGGTLRASDDFPVDKYLIELNDESSKLQYIFEYITLRDLLIDCNYRGGAIAVINSLRTSIDNCYITRFGDTNGILVQKGHETYIRNSFLGQHITAGGDKGERNFSGTAVNLVGNDNAITDTVIFSAAIGVMISGQANLLSGVHCYNKATGFGGTGIYLKLPGLTQNRIVNSYLDYTGIVAEDPVQLQISGTFFLGDAFILLKSINGVVRGVNIVDNMFSGSDNGVQIVQLDQTNKAFENVDQVVVDRNNVNGMATRSTVAKASVDGNGTSWTVDFNQVLLFPNLIKHVQYTLVARDGGAFPIHAVRNVSDNRVVVQTNAPVTAQVYVTVDQ
- the LOC103857909 gene encoding polygalacturonase QRT3 — encoded protein: MRHSCFVCLLLFLITVSVQLDETISLIRDMTKLLEIQDKIQEKLAVAPSLPPLSPPSSPFPKMVGRVIYPISYGADPTGGQDSSDAILEALTDAFQLHIELHMLPRVTDLGGVVIDLQGGSYKIGKPLRFPSSGGGNLLVKGGTFRASEVFPGDRHLVELVASNSSPEDTFSDQNSGIFFEDVTFKDVLFDSSFRGGGLAVVNSARIRITDCYFLHFTTHGIKVQGGHETYISNTFLGQHSTVGGDRQERQFSGTGIDISSTDNAITDVVIFSAGIGILLNGQANIVTGVHCYNKATWFGGIGILVKSHLTRIDNCYLDYTGIVIEDPVHVHVTNALFLGDANIVLRSVQGKKIHGVNILNNMFSGDPKHNFPIVKLEGEFNEVEQVVIDQNNVEGMTLKSTTGKAKVSANGTRWVVDFEPVLVFPNRINHYQHSFLAQSGEIPASAVTNVSNNVVVVETDRDVIGTVSVIVYQ